In one window of Candidatus Eremiobacteraceae bacterium DNA:
- a CDS encoding SDR family oxidoreductase — translation MESSLTVSSAPTALVTGSATGLMRGVCVSLGRRGYRIACNYRPERGEADDTLAFLRGFGIEAAAFSADVADAEQAESLVQTVVDRLGRLDVLVCGAGPMVVRDLHATEMADYRAMIDGNLTSVYACSRAALKPMRSQHHGRIITFGMTGSETTQGFRHLSAYAAAKAAVVAFTKSIALEEGPFGITCNAICIGDIRDKTADRATALERREYRNPTTRPGSWQDIGDAVAYLASDDASFVNGAVLTVGGGWQGFFADYSRWP, via the coding sequence GTGGAATCTTCCTTAACTGTATCGTCCGCGCCGACCGCTCTCGTGACCGGAAGTGCTACAGGCCTTATGCGCGGCGTCTGCGTTTCGCTTGGCCGGCGCGGCTATCGCATCGCCTGCAACTATCGGCCGGAGCGCGGCGAGGCCGACGACACACTTGCGTTTCTCCGGGGGTTCGGCATCGAAGCGGCCGCTTTTTCTGCCGATGTCGCGGATGCCGAGCAAGCGGAAAGTCTTGTCCAAACTGTCGTCGATCGTCTAGGCCGGCTCGACGTGCTCGTGTGCGGGGCGGGGCCGATGGTCGTGCGAGACCTGCACGCGACGGAGATGGCGGACTACCGGGCTATGATCGACGGCAACCTCACATCGGTATATGCGTGCTCGCGCGCGGCGTTAAAACCGATGCGCTCGCAGCATCACGGCCGCATCATCACGTTCGGCATGACCGGAAGCGAAACGACGCAAGGCTTCCGCCATCTGAGCGCGTACGCGGCGGCGAAAGCTGCCGTCGTCGCATTCACGAAGTCGATCGCGCTCGAAGAAGGCCCGTTCGGCATCACGTGCAACGCGATCTGCATCGGCGATATCCGCGACAAGACGGCCGATCGCGCGACGGCACTCGAACGGCGCGAGTACCGCAATCCCACGACGCGCCCCGGAAGCTGGCAAGACATCGGCGATGCGGTCGCATACCTCGCCAGCGACGACGCATCGTTTGTCAATGGCGCCGTGCTCACGGTCGGCGGCGGCTGGCAGGGCTTCTTCGCCGACTATTCGCGTTGGCCGTGA
- the hrcA gene encoding heat-inducible transcriptional repressor HrcA: MTRSGERGTAKSLKGAAPLGQGANFVIDENAPLDKRKTSILGTIVYEYIATGEPVGSATLTQKYNLGVSPATVRAEMASLEEEGYLDQPHTSAGRVPSDLGYRYYVDRLMLPESLTPEDAERINQEVRRASRQLDTVVEHASHVLSSVTRNIAFAIAPRLKSQVFKHVQLIWVGSRTVHIVLVTDFGLAAQTTIETESDVTADQLTHACDVLNRHLAGRMLSDITIGNLRSLNAEAPLPPEVTRVLAELFTVKSGAPLQRRLFAGGAHNLLDQQEFRDLRKLRAILDLLEEQRTLYDLLQHSLDSEGATVSIGHELGNADMSECSVVAVPYRVGDRNVGAVGVLGPRRMQYARLIALMNCMATSLHTLFEGESLE, encoded by the coding sequence ATGACACGATCTGGAGAACGCGGCACCGCGAAGAGCCTGAAGGGTGCGGCCCCATTGGGCCAGGGCGCGAATTTCGTCATCGACGAGAATGCGCCGCTGGATAAACGTAAGACGTCCATCTTGGGCACGATAGTCTACGAGTATATCGCGACGGGCGAACCGGTCGGCTCCGCAACGCTGACGCAGAAATACAACCTCGGTGTCAGTCCGGCGACTGTTCGCGCTGAAATGGCGAGCCTAGAAGAAGAAGGCTATCTCGATCAACCGCACACATCAGCGGGTCGCGTGCCGTCGGACCTCGGCTATCGATACTATGTGGACCGGCTCATGCTTCCCGAGTCGCTCACGCCCGAAGATGCTGAACGCATCAATCAGGAAGTGCGTCGTGCAAGCCGCCAGTTAGACACAGTGGTCGAACATGCGTCGCACGTACTCTCCAGCGTCACGCGCAACATCGCATTTGCGATCGCGCCGCGCCTGAAGAGCCAGGTCTTCAAGCACGTCCAGCTCATCTGGGTCGGCTCGCGCACGGTCCACATAGTTCTTGTGACAGATTTCGGGCTAGCCGCGCAGACGACGATTGAAACCGAATCGGATGTGACGGCGGATCAGTTGACGCATGCGTGCGACGTCTTGAACCGCCATCTTGCGGGGCGCATGCTCTCGGACATCACGATCGGGAACTTGCGGTCGCTGAACGCGGAAGCTCCCTTGCCGCCAGAAGTGACGCGCGTGCTCGCCGAGCTCTTCACCGTGAAGAGCGGAGCGCCGCTCCAACGGCGGCTCTTCGCCGGCGGGGCGCACAACTTGCTCGACCAGCAAGAATTCCGCGACTTGAGAAAACTGCGCGCGATCCTCGACCTCCTCGAGGAACAGCGCACGCTCTACGATCTCCTGCAGCATTCGCTGGATAGCGAGGGAGCAACCGTCAGTATCGGGCATGAGCTCGGCAACGCGGATATGAGCGAGTGCAGCGTCGTCGCGGTGCCGTATCGCGTCGGCGACCGAAACGTCGGCGCCGTCGGCGTTCTCGGACCGCGCCGGATGCAGTACGCTCGTCTCATCGCGTTGATGAATTGCATGGCGACCAGTCTGCACACGCTGTTCGAAGGCGAGTCGCTCGAATGA
- the dnaJ gene encoding molecular chaperone DnaJ, with the protein MPARHDLYEVLGVARGASDDEIKKAYRALARRYHPDVARGGDKSGAEAKFKQINQAYEVLSDPAKRSQYDHFGTIGNGATSGPGGFGFGGDGIGDIFDMFFNAAAGGQRRSSGPQPGADLRYDLEITLEEVLRGAEREISFDHLGPCDACASTGSASKAKPVTCRDCGGSGQLRAVRNTPLGQFVTSAPCVRCGGTGHVIADPCKSCGGKGRRESRRRVTIKIPPGVEAGNRMRFASQGEAGERGAAAGDLYVYFHIKEHDIFERAGADLRCETTISFTQAVLGAKLEIDALDGPATLDVTPGTQPGATFRIAGRGLPKNRSGSRGDLLVDVGLRVPTKLTGKQKELLQEFARAGGDVVDDKGFISKIKGAFGGA; encoded by the coding sequence GTGCCGGCCCGACATGACCTCTATGAGGTTCTCGGCGTGGCGCGCGGCGCATCGGACGACGAGATAAAAAAAGCCTATCGAGCGCTGGCGCGGCGCTATCACCCCGACGTCGCCCGCGGCGGCGACAAATCGGGCGCAGAAGCCAAGTTCAAGCAGATCAATCAGGCGTACGAAGTGCTCTCCGACCCCGCCAAGCGGTCGCAGTACGACCACTTCGGCACGATCGGCAACGGCGCGACCAGCGGGCCCGGGGGATTCGGCTTCGGCGGCGACGGCATCGGCGACATCTTCGACATGTTCTTCAACGCTGCGGCCGGCGGCCAGCGCCGATCGAGCGGACCGCAGCCGGGCGCCGACTTGCGCTACGACCTCGAGATCACGCTCGAAGAAGTGCTGCGCGGGGCTGAACGCGAGATCTCGTTCGACCATCTCGGACCATGCGATGCATGTGCCTCTACGGGGTCTGCCTCGAAGGCAAAGCCCGTGACATGTCGCGATTGCGGCGGCAGCGGGCAATTGCGGGCCGTCCGAAATACGCCGTTGGGCCAGTTCGTGACGTCGGCGCCGTGCGTGCGCTGCGGCGGTACCGGTCATGTCATCGCGGATCCATGCAAGTCGTGCGGCGGAAAAGGCCGGCGCGAATCCCGGCGCCGCGTCACGATCAAGATCCCGCCAGGGGTTGAAGCCGGCAATCGCATGCGCTTCGCAAGCCAAGGCGAAGCGGGCGAACGCGGCGCGGCAGCGGGAGATCTCTACGTCTATTTCCATATCAAAGAGCATGATATCTTCGAGCGCGCCGGCGCCGACTTGCGTTGCGAGACGACGATCTCGTTCACGCAAGCCGTCCTCGGTGCGAAGCTCGAAATCGACGCGTTGGACGGACCCGCGACGCTCGACGTGACGCCCGGAACGCAACCCGGCGCGACGTTCCGCATCGCCGGTCGGGGCCTGCCGAAGAACCGAAGCGGCAGTCGCGGCGATCTGTTGGTCGATGTCGGCTTGCGCGTGCCGACGAAGCTGACCGGGAAGCAGAAAGAACTGCTGCAAGAGTTCGCGCGCGCCGGCGGCGACGTCGTGGATGACAAGGGATTCATCTCAAAGATCAAAGGCGCGTTCGGCGGCGCTTGA